A portion of the Gossypium arboreum isolate Shixiya-1 chromosome 8, ASM2569848v2, whole genome shotgun sequence genome contains these proteins:
- the LOC108468742 gene encoding agamous-like MADS-box protein AGL80 yields MTRKKVKLAYITDDSARKATYKKRTKGLMKKLSELSTLCDIDACSIMYSPYESQPEVWPSLMGVQQVLSKLETIPEMEKSKNVLNQESFLSQKTTKAAEQLKKHCKENWEKEMTHVMFNTICGKGVVHGLNFEALSEINLLLDKKMNDIDKRIDELSKTPLYPQRVSSSSSSSLVALPPMMMVTPEVMLRTGTEDIVQADVNEMDPMQRHQWIMELISNNNNNPQTHVGGDGMTFQFGENINPNNGL; encoded by the coding sequence ATGACGAGGAAGAAGGTTAAGCTTGCTTATATCACCGATGATTCAGCAAGGAAAGCCACCTACAAGAAAAGAACGAAGGGTTTGATGAAAAAACTGAGTGAGTTGAGCACCCTTTGTGATATTGATGCTTGCTCTATCATGTACAGTCCTTATGAGTCCCAACCTGAGGTTTGGCCTTCCCTCATGGGAGTCCAACAGGTGCTTTCCAAGCTCGAGACGATCCCCGAGATGGAGAAAAGCAAGAATGTGTTGAACCAGGAGAGTTTCCTCTCCCAAAAGACCACCAAAGCAGCTGAGCAACTAAAGAAGCATTGCAAGGAAAACTGGGAAAAGGAGATGACCCATGTCATGTTCAATACGATTTGCGGCAAAGGGGTCGTCCATGGTTTGAACTTTGAGGCCTTGAGTGAAATCAACTTGTTGCTCGATAAAAAAATGAATGATATTGACAAGAGGATTGATGAACTTTCTAAAACACCCCTTTATCCTCAAAGGGTGTCATCATCATCATCCTCGTCCCTGGTTGCACTGCCACCGATGATGATGGTAACACCCGAAGTGATGCTGAGGACAGGTACGGAGGATATTGTGCAAGCAGATGTGAATGAAATGGATCCAATGCAGAGGCATCAATGGATCATGGAACTGATaagcaacaacaacaacaatccaCAAACTCATGTGGGAGGCGATGGGATGACGTTCCAATTTGGTGAAAACATCAACCCCAACAATGGCCTTTAG